In the Bacillota bacterium genome, AATTCGGGTCTGTCTTCGTCAACGCTGGAGCAACACCATGCAGTACTCCACCAGGCTTTGAAGGTCGCCATGCAGAATGAGCGCCTTATCAACGTCAATCCTGCGGCTATGGTGGCTGAAAAACCGAAGGGCAAGAAGAATCTCGATATGCAGGTGTGGAGCGAGGAAGAGGTTCGTAGGTTCCTCTCAGCAGCAAGGAAGAGAGGAACACAGTGCGAGGCATTCTATACTATGGCACTGGAAACAGGCATGAGGAAAGGCGAGCTATGTGGTCTCAAGTGGGAGGACGTGGACCTCGAGAACCTGACAATTTCGGTTCGGCGTACACTCATCAAGGCGGGCCCTGACCCCGTCATGGGCACGCCAAAGACCGGCAGGGGCAGGGCGATTGCCATATCACCGGCACTAGCGAGGCTCCTGGCACGCCATAAGGCTGAACAGGAATCAGCAGCGCCTCAAGCTGGGTGTACTGTACCGTAACCTTGAATTCGTGTTTGCTAAGGAGACGGGGGAACCCCTCCAGATGAACAACTTTGGGCAGAGGGAGTTCGCCCAGCTAATAGAGGCTTCTGGGGTCAAGAAGATCCGCTTCCATGACCTGCGTCATACATGTGCCACGCTCTTACTTGCCCGCGGGATGCACCCGAAAATCGTACAGGAAAGATTAGGCCATTCCAACATCAGCATGACGCTTGATCGGTACTCGCATGTGACGCCTACCATGCAAAGAGAAGCCGCCCAAGTCATGGGCGACATCCTCAATATACGCTGATTAGCAAATGATTAGCAAGTGCCCTCTTGGAATCCTTCAAACCCGCACCAAATAAGCCTTTGTACATATTTGGTGCCGAAGCGGGGATTTGAACCCCGACGGCCGTTAATGGCCACTAGACCCTGAATCTAGCGCGTCTGCCATTTCCGCCACTTCGGCACACCTTAAAGCTCAAAGATATAACCTAGGATCTATATCTTATATCTACAGTCTGCGGTCCAAAGTCTCATCTGGACGTTTTTTATAATAGCATAAAACAATCCCGTTGTCAACGGGCGCGCAAGAGAGTAAGACAAGACAAGCAGGAAGGGCCCCAGCAGAGGGGCCCGGTAAATAAGTCTTAACTTCTGGCCATCGCGCGGTTATATTCTTCGGGCGTAAGGTCGATAACCTTTTTCAACCCCGTGCTGCTCTGCGTCATGATGCACCTGACCATGCCTTCGGGGGTCTCCCGGGACTTTGTGATCCCATAACCCTGAGCTTCCAGTTCCTTCAGCTTATTAAGGCCCTCGGACACCTCTTGTTACCCCCCACCCAGGATTTATTTTGCCAGTGATTCTCTATGGCAAACACTACTACAAATATGAATTATGAATATGAACTACTATCGTTTAGCAGGACGGTCCCCAAAGCTCGCGATCATAGATTCTAGCTCTTTCGCTACGGCTATCAAGGTCCTCGCTGAGCTGCTGATGTTCTCGACCGAAGCGCTCACCTCCTCAGCAGAAGCAGCTATCTCCTCGGCCGCGCTTGCCGTTTCCTCGGATATCGCTGAAACCTGTTTCACAGCATCGCGGACCTTGGCGCTGCTCTCAGCCATCTCCTGTGCGAAGACTGCATTCTCTTCGGCGGTATCCTCAACGTTGCTCACCGCCTCGACAACCTTTCCTCCGTTGAGGGAGAGCTTCTTTGCCGCTTCGGAGATGCCCTTGATCTCGTTATTCGTTACCTGCATTGCCCCCACTATGCTCTCAAGCGCCTCCCCGGCGCGTGCTGCGAGCTCGCTTCCCTTATTGACCTCATTTGTGCCTGATTCCATAGCCTCTATAACGACATCCGTTCCTTTGCGGATATTACCTATTATCGCACCGATCTCCTTGGTGGAATTGCTCGATCGCTGGGCAAGCTTCCGCACTTCATCAGCAACCACAGCAAAGCCCCGACCATGGTCCCCAGCCCTGGCAGCCTCAATGGCGGCGTTGAGGGCCAGGAGGTTGGTCTGGTCTGCGATGAGGCTTATGACCTGCAGGATCTCGCCGATCTGCTTGGAATGTTCGCCCAGTTCCCTGACCTTTTGCGCGGCCTCCAGGACCGTTGACCGGATCTGGTCCATGCCCTCCACTGTAGCCTTAACTGTTTCCTGCCCGACGCTCGCAGCTTTAAACGCCTCATCTGCAGCCCGGGCCACCCGCTCTGCATGTGCTGCCACGTCCTCAATCATCTTGGACATGTTCTTTATGGTCTCAGATACTTCATGTGTGCTCTCGGATTGCTCCTGGGCTGTGGAGGCGATTTTATCTATTATAACCTTCAGCTCATCCATGAGCTTGACCGTATCCGTCGTATGCTTGGCTTGATCCGATGTGCCCTTTGCCACTCCTTCGATAGCCTCGGCAATCTGGGAGGCGGCCTGGGATGCCTGGTCAGCCGAGTTGGCCAGGGCATTCACATTGGAGATCACCTTGTCAGTTGCGCTCCTGGCGTTGTCAATCAAACCGTACAAGCTTGCGGCCACCTCGCTGAACGCCGCCGCGAGCTCCCCTGGAGCTCCCCCTGGGGCCCCCATCCCCTCTCCCTTCAGCTCCTTTCCCTTCGGCCCCTTCGGCGCGCCCACCTTTACGCGCCCTGCAGAGTCTAATTGCTCTGCCAAGTCCAATTTACACTCCCCGGAAACAAGCTTATGGGCTAGCTGGACCGCCTGGCTGGCTATGCTCGCCGCCTCTCTCTTCAAGAGAAAGATGATACCAATCAAAAGAACGAGGGCTGCAGGTACCAGCGCATAGATGAGCTGGCGCGCGCGGATGATATTGGCGAGACTTGCCTCGAGGCCAGTTCCGTCAGGCCCGGTAGCTTCCCCCCCGGGAATTCCGGAAAGCGCACCGATCGCAGAGTTCAAATTGGCTACAGCAAGGTAACCTATAAGGGCCGTTACAACAATGAAGAGAATAATTCCTACTATAAGTTTTAAATTCCTTTGCAGATCCACCCCAAGACCCCCATTCCGTTCTCCAGTACTCCAGTACTTCGTTTCATAAGTTCTGGTCACAAGTTCTGATAGTCTTTGCTCCCCGAGTATGCGCCTAAGTATGCGCCCAAACATGCACAGTGACAACTTTCTTGGCAGGTCACGCGCAGGGGTGCCAAATTTATGGGCAGTTACTCACCCGTCCTGCCAAGAATCTTGGCAGAGTGCCCCGACAAAGAGGCGAAGGTGGCAACTTTCTTGGCAGAGTGGTGGAGCAGCCTGCCAAGTTTCTTTGCAGACCCTTATACCGCGCCTCATACCGCATAAGCGGCACCATCTGAGAATGAAAACGGCTTTAGCTGTGGTAATGCTTATTTTCAGGGCGGACCTCCATGCCGCGCTGCGGCGTCACAGAAAGTGAAAATATCCCTGGAAGCAATTGGGTTATTTTCAGGCTAAACTCGGGCGCTTCTCTATCCAATCTCTTTCTTTCTTATATCGGCATATTCAGAAACTAACTTAAGCAGTCGAAGAGAGTTTTCCAATAATTTTTGGGTAAAACTATCAACGAATATCAATTCCATGAATCATCGTCAATAGATTATCGATCACCGGTTTAAGAGATTAGGATCATCTATTCAAGGAATCGATGGGGGACCCATACCTGTATGCAGGGCAAGGATAACTCAAGGCGAATATCCCCAGTTGTCATCCTATCGCTGTTGCTTCTCATTATCCTGGGCCTAACGGCAACGAAAATTCTTGAAACACGCAGGTCAAAGATGCCGCCGCTGCAGCCCGAGGTGGTCATCCCGGGGAGGTTATCCCGCCGCGGGCTCACCCGCGATCTCGCCGCCACTATCGTGGCTATGTTTGATAAGAGGGCTGACGCCCTGGTCGAGGGGAAACCTGGGTCGATTGATGATATTTATAGCCCTAGCAGGGGCCGCGACGAGGGGTCTCCCGCCGTGGAGGGAACCCCCTCCGGTGGAAATCACGGCGAAAATGGCAATGGCGAGTCAGAGGGCGGGGCGGGAAGTTGCGGTGATAATAAAGCCCTGCAACATGAAATGCGCCGCATC is a window encoding:
- a CDS encoding tyrosine-type recombinase/integrase, whose translation is MRGYITKRSKNSWTIVLTVGRKVDPKTGKSRPDQKWITVRGTKKEAEAKLAELLHQYNRGELVEPTKMTVGEWLIRWLDVYVTNSSKKKFRTQETYASIVRNHLIPALGHIRLQKLQPADIQAYYNNSGLSSSTLEQHHAVLHQALKVAMQNERLINVNPAAMVAEKPKGKKNLDMQVWSEEEVRRFLSAARKRGTQCEAFYTMALETGMRKGELCGLKWEDVDLENLTISVRRTLIKAGPDPVMGTPKTGRGRAIAISPALARLLARHKAEQESAAPQAGCTVP
- a CDS encoding site-specific integrase; the encoded protein is MNNFGQREFAQLIEASGVKKIRFHDLRHTCATLLLARGMHPKIVQERLGHSNISMTLDRYSHVTPTMQREAAQVMGDILNIR